Genomic window (Blastocatellia bacterium):
GGACGGATCGGGACCCCCGCCGCTATCCCGACGAGACCGAGCGGACGGATCGCGACGTGCGTCGTTATCCGCGCGACACGGATGCCGGGGGATCGCGCAATGTCGGCTACCCGTCGTCGCGTTACCGCACTTACGACGCCGGGCTGGTGCGCCTGTCGGTGCCTGATAACTGGCGCGAAATCCGCACAGACAATAACGAAGTGACCTACGCGCCAGAAGGCGGCTACCATTCGGAGAATGGAAACATCGCCTTCACGCATGGAGCGCAGGTCGAGCTGACGCGCGCGTCGAGCAGCAACCTGCAAGCAGCGACCGATGAGTTGATCCAGTCGCTAGCGCAGGGCAATAGCGAATTGCGTCGCAGCGGCTCGCCCTGGCGCACGACCGTGAGCGGTCGCAATGCGCTGGCGGTTTCGTTGCACAACGTCTCAGAGGTCACCGGGCGTCCCGAGACTGTGACCTTGCTGACCACGTTCACCGACAATGGCGATCTGCTCTACGTGATCTTTGTAGCGCCGACGGACGAATACGGCAATTACAAGAGCGCCTTTGACCACATCGCCAGCACCCTCGTCGTGAACCGCTGAAACAAGTCTGCCGAGTCGGGAAATCCTGGCTCGGCAGACGCTCCTTCTGCACTCTCGGCCCGTCCCGCCTGCGTATAAATTAGCGTAAACATTCTCGGCTATAGAGTCGTAAACCGAATAGGCCAGCCACGACTGGGGATTCGCTACTATGAGAACTATTTATTCATTTTATATTGATGCGGCGAAGATTGCCTTGCAATCGATATTCGCGCACAAGCTGCGGGCTTTCCTGACGCTGATCGGCATTATCATCGGCGTCGCCTCGGTGGTCTGTGTCGGCGCTTCGATTAACGGGCTGAATTCTTATGTCACCGAGCGAATTTCGAAAGTGCTCGGCGTCAACCATTTCATGATCGCCCGGATGGCGTCCGTCGGTCACCTTTCTGATGAAGAGTGGGAAGCCATGAACAAGCGCAACAAGCCGCTGAAGTGGGAAGACGCGGAGTGGTTGCAACACCAGTGCGCTACCTGCACCGAAGTCGGCGCGCAAGCCAACACCATGCAAGACCTCAAGCACGACGGCCAGGAACTTTTCGGCACCATCATCTCCGGCGTCACCTCCAACATGGCCGAAATCGAAGACAAGACGATTGCCGAAGGGCGCTTCATCCTGACACACGAGGTCGAGCGCGCCGAGATGGTCTGTGTCATCGGCGACGATCTGAAAGAGAAGTTCTTTGCCGGTCAGGACCCCATTGGCAAGACGCTGAAGATCAAAGACCTGCCGATGACGGTCGTCGGCGTCGAAGAGAAGCGCGGGGCGATGTTCGGCAACTCGATGGACAACATGGTTTACATTCCGCTGACCACCTGGCAGCGCATGTTCGGTCGCCGTCAGTCTTTGCAGGTGCATGGAAAATCGGCGAGCCGCGAACAATTCCAGAAAGCCATCGAAGAAGCGCGCATCGAGCTGCGCAACAAGCACAAGCTGATGGGCAATCAGCTCGACGACTTCGGGATGGTTGACGTTGAGTCGGTTAACAACTCCGTAGATCAATTTACCGGCACCATCGCGCTCGTGGTGACGCCGATCACCATGATCTCGCTGATCGTCGGCGGCATCGTCGTGATGAATATCATGCTGGTGAGCGTCACCGAGCGAACCTTCGAGATCGGCTTGCGCAAGGCGCTGGGCGCAAAACGCCGACATATCCTTATGCAGTTTTTAATCGAGTCAGGATTGCTTACGGCTTTCGGCGG
Coding sequences:
- a CDS encoding ABC transporter permease; the encoded protein is MRTIYSFYIDAAKIALQSIFAHKLRAFLTLIGIIIGVASVVCVGASINGLNSYVTERISKVLGVNHFMIARMASVGHLSDEEWEAMNKRNKPLKWEDAEWLQHQCATCTEVGAQANTMQDLKHDGQELFGTIISGVTSNMAEIEDKTIAEGRFILTHEVERAEMVCVIGDDLKEKFFAGQDPIGKTLKIKDLPMTVVGVEEKRGAMFGNSMDNMVYIPLTTWQRMFGRRQSLQVHGKSASREQFQKAIEEARIELRNKHKLMGNQLDDFGMVDVESVNNSVDQFTGTIALVVTPITMISLIVGGIVVMNIMLVSVTERTFEIGLRKALGAKRRHILMQFLIESGLLTAFGGFFGLLLASFVAWLISVSTPVPMTITFGYIILSLFASGGIGMIFGIYPAMKAAKLDPIVALSKN